ACAACCAATCAGACGTGAGAAGTCTGGTTACCTGGGGCAACTATGCCTGGCTGCATTACCACATGGGCCGACATGCAGAAGCCCAGATTTACCTGGACGAGGTGAAGAACACTTGCAGGAAGCTTGCAAACTCCTCCAGCTATAGAATAGAGTGTCCTCAGATGGACTGTGAGGAAGGATGGGCCTTGCTGAAATGTGGAGGAGAGAATTATGAACGGGCCAAGGTCTGCTTTGAAAAGGCTCTGGAAGTGGACCCGGAAAACCCTGAATTCAGCACTGGGTATGCAATCACCGTCTATCGCCTGCAGGCCTTTAACAAACCAGCAAAGAGTACTGAGGCAGTACTGAATACCCTAAAACAGGCTGTCAGGCTAAATCCAGAAGATGCATATATGAAGTCTCTCCTTGCCCTGCAGCTTCAAGGTGTACGACAAGAAGCTCAaggagaaaaatacattaaagaagCACTGACCGATGGGTCCTCAAAGATATATGTCTTTCGACATGCTGCCAAGTTTTACCGAAAAAAAGGCTCTACGCGTGAAGCTCTTCAGTTCTTAAAACTGGCCTTGAAAGCAACACCCTCCTCTGTCTGCCTGCATCACCAGATGGGGCTTTGCTACAAGTTACAAATGATCCGAATAAAGAGAGCTACAAACGGGCAGCCTAAAGGACAGGATAAAGAAAACATCAACAGAATAATACAATCAGCCATATCTCATTTTGAATTTGCTGTGCAACAAAAGCCCACATTTGAGTTTGCTTACATAGACCTGGCAGAAATGTACACAGAAGCAGGTGACCACCAAAAAGCCGAAGATGTTTATCAAAAGGTGTTATGCATGGaatcactcaacaaatatatGCTGCAACAGGTACATTTCCACTATGGCCAATTTctggaatttcaaaaaaaatctgaagttgATGCAATCAGCCATTatttaaaagcagtaaaaatagAAAACGCGTCATTAAACAGGGATAAAAGTATCTATTCTTTGAAGAAACTGGCTTTAAAGAAACTTCAGAGAGATGCATCAGATATAGAAAGCTTGTACATACTTGGGTTCATCCACAaagtaaaaggagaaatgaatgaAGCCCTGGAGTATTACGAGCAGGCCCTGAGGCTGGTTCCTGTCTTGGAGAACTCTGTACTTGTGACCCATAGGCACTGAAATATGGACCAGTCTTACATATCATTTGATTTTACGTCAACATATACTAATCATCTTTTCTGCTTGCTGCTTTCAGAAACATATTATGTAATTCACTGCAATGATGTAATCTTTGAATAATTACTCAAACCTGATAAAACACTGGTTGTATTGAGAAAATAGTGAAACAGACTATACAGGTccctgtgtgtgagagagagagaggaagagagagaggggaagagagagaagaaccaTTTCTCTGTGAATGTtatatagtagaaaaaaaaaagtttgttgagTAGATTTGTAGCAAATAAAACACTGGCCTTGACATGGAGGCgaccaaaatgtccatcgacagatgaatggataaagaagatgtggcacatatgtacaatggactattactcagccataaaaagaaacgaaattgagttatctgtagtgaggtggatggacctggatggagtctgtcatacagagtgaagtaagtaagaaagagaaaaacaaatactgtattctaacTATATATGGactctataaaaaaaaatgatactgatgaacctagttgcagggcaggaataaagatgtagacatagagaatggacttgaggacacgggctgggagggggaagctggggtaaagtgagagtagcatcgacatatatatactaccgaatgtaaaagagctagtgggaagcagcagcatagcacagggagatcagctccgtgctttgcgatgacccagaggggtgggatagagagggtgggagggaggctcaagagggaggggatatggggacatgtgtatgcatatggctgattcactttggtgtacaacagaagctaacacagtactgtgaagcagttatactccaataaagatctatttttaaaaaaaaccactggACTTacgtaaaataaaatgttcaattcattcattttatcaaTAAATAGTTTTCAGTGCTAGATACCAAAAATACTACGGTGATGTAGGGGagggaaaattctttttcctctacCCATCTTAGGTTCATTGGCTTGGGCCTTAACTTAAACtgaaaaaagacagattaacaagagaaaaacacacaagTTTATTAACACATGCATCGGGCATACACAGGGGAGTACCCAGTGATGAGTAATTTAAAGGGGTGGGTTTATATAGCATcctaacaaacaaacaatacatttttagagAAGTGATAAGGTAAAGGCAAAGAACTTTAGTTTCTAAGTGGCAAATTATAGGAAGGCAAATATATGagggaaactaatggaagataataGCCTCCTTATAAggtttgttat
This sequence is a window from Physeter macrocephalus isolate SW-GA chromosome 20, ASM283717v5, whole genome shotgun sequence. Protein-coding genes within it:
- the LOC102983709 gene encoding interferon-induced protein with tetratricopeptide repeats 1; this translates as MSNNADGDQLKDKLEQLRCHFTWELVIEDTEIADLENRVLEQIEFLDTKYNVGIYTLLAYVKHLRGQNEEALKSLKEAEDLTQQEHDNQSDVRSLVTWGNYAWLHYHMGRHAEAQIYLDEVKNTCRKLANSSSYRIECPQMDCEEGWALLKCGGENYERAKVCFEKALEVDPENPEFSTGYAITVYRLQAFNKPAKSTEAVLNTLKQAVRLNPEDAYMKSLLALQLQGVRQEAQGEKYIKEALTDGSSKIYVFRHAAKFYRKKGSTREALQFLKLALKATPSSVCLHHQMGLCYKLQMIRIKRATNGQPKGQDKENINRIIQSAISHFEFAVQQKPTFEFAYIDLAEMYTEAGDHQKAEDVYQKVLCMESLNKYMLQQVHFHYGQFLEFQKKSEVDAISHYLKAVKIENASLNRDKSIYSLKKLALKKLQRDASDIESLYILGFIHKVKGEMNEALEYYEQALRLVPVLENSVLVTHRH